In one Echinicola marina genomic region, the following are encoded:
- a CDS encoding transporter family protein, with the protein MKKHALIIMLLLALPFFNKEAKACDSCNFFEYSLLENRSYIGLFYRHRAFGGYDQYGYASPPPVTNSYLANAFQNGATAKYSPNARVQGVDQVNQDMIVMHEPEGTGLYVNKTDQDWETYQTVELRGNFMFKNKWNFTFLLPYESNKVHYEKMLELPNPVQDTTISVHGWGDLTLAADRIFYVYHKKSRHTFRPGLAIVAPTGQSRKVANNGSLIDPIIQPGTGSWSYVARFNYQLFYTKTGLNAGFSFKESSEGAQNYQFGNSLNASLTGFYQIIVNKDWLLVPNIGAYFEQAQKDTWEGEKQTLTGGKVLFAQGGLDINRKDFTFSFLWQNPLHQNLNGNQIHHGNRLSIGFIKAFKL; encoded by the coding sequence ATGAAAAAACACGCGCTTATAATAATGCTTTTACTAGCCTTGCCCTTTTTCAATAAAGAAGCCAAAGCTTGTGACAGTTGTAATTTCTTTGAATATAGCTTATTGGAAAACAGAAGTTATATTGGCCTATTTTACCGTCACAGGGCTTTTGGAGGATATGACCAGTATGGTTATGCCTCACCGCCTCCCGTTACCAACAGCTACCTGGCCAATGCTTTTCAAAACGGGGCTACTGCTAAATATAGTCCAAACGCTAGGGTCCAGGGAGTTGACCAAGTCAATCAGGATATGATCGTCATGCATGAACCAGAAGGTACTGGCCTTTATGTCAATAAGACTGATCAAGACTGGGAGACTTATCAAACTGTGGAATTAAGAGGAAATTTTATGTTCAAAAACAAATGGAATTTCACCTTCTTATTGCCTTATGAATCCAACAAGGTACACTATGAGAAAATGTTGGAGCTTCCCAATCCTGTTCAGGACACCACCATTTCAGTCCATGGCTGGGGAGACCTTACATTGGCAGCTGACCGCATCTTCTATGTCTATCATAAAAAATCCCGACACACTTTCAGACCCGGTTTAGCCATTGTAGCCCCTACTGGGCAATCAAGAAAAGTAGCCAATAATGGCAGCTTGATTGATCCCATCATCCAGCCAGGTACTGGATCTTGGAGCTATGTCGCTAGGTTCAATTACCAACTATTTTATACCAAAACAGGGTTGAATGCTGGATTTAGCTTTAAGGAATCCTCTGAGGGAGCCCAAAATTATCAATTTGGCAATAGCCTCAATGCCTCTCTAACTGGTTTCTACCAGATTATCGTGAACAAAGATTGGTTGTTGGTTCCAAATATTGGTGCTTATTTTGAGCAGGCCCAAAAGGACACCTGGGAAGGCGAAAAGCAGACACTTACGGGAGGAAAGGTGCTTTTTGCCCAAGGAGGCCTGGACATCAACCGAAAAGACTTTACCTTCAGTTTCCTTTGGCAAAACCCTCTCCATCAAAATTTAAATGGCAACCAAATACATCATGGCAATAGACTGAGCATTGGCTTTATTAAAGCTTTTAAACTCTAA
- a CDS encoding cytochrome-c peroxidase, with translation MNIIKNIKHLLFIALVPLSACLDNPSPNELKGPELFTPVLSPSLQQENFPQLARNPMSKEGVLLGKTLFYDPALSQNGKVSCASCHEPKQAFSDGLPLSDQGVSGKPLHRHSPVLFNMAWHPGLFWDGGATNLESMVFGPLTHPDEMGADLKEVIHYLNGSAQYPEMFKAAFETDSITSSLIGRSLAQFVRTLISQDSKYDQWKREETELDNVEVRGYQLYHKHCSTCHTEGLFTDLEYHNNGLDMNYPDPAELEGIYLGRYRISFDKKDKGAFKTPSLRNIALTAPYMHDGRFSSLEEVLDHYEHGIKVNESLAPELKTGIRLSANERAELLAFLETLTDYKFINNKAYQK, from the coding sequence GTGAATATCATAAAAAACATAAAACACTTATTGTTCATTGCATTGGTACCATTAAGTGCCTGCTTGGACAATCCATCCCCAAATGAGCTAAAAGGACCTGAGCTTTTCACTCCTGTACTTTCCCCTTCATTGCAACAGGAAAACTTCCCACAATTGGCAAGGAATCCAATGAGCAAAGAAGGAGTACTTTTGGGGAAAACGCTTTTTTATGATCCGGCACTTTCCCAAAATGGGAAAGTATCCTGTGCGAGTTGTCATGAGCCTAAGCAGGCATTTTCTGATGGCTTGCCCCTTTCTGATCAGGGCGTTTCAGGGAAACCGCTTCACAGACACTCACCAGTGCTTTTCAATATGGCCTGGCATCCTGGACTGTTTTGGGATGGGGGAGCTACCAACTTGGAATCCATGGTTTTTGGTCCCCTCACCCATCCTGATGAGATGGGCGCAGATCTAAAGGAAGTCATTCACTACCTCAATGGCAGTGCCCAGTATCCGGAAATGTTCAAAGCTGCTTTTGAAACAGACAGCATCACCAGTTCTCTGATCGGCAGGTCTCTAGCGCAGTTTGTGCGTACATTGATTTCTCAAGACAGCAAATATGATCAATGGAAACGGGAAGAAACTGAGCTAGATAATGTTGAAGTCCGAGGTTATCAGCTCTACCATAAACATTGTAGCACTTGTCATACAGAAGGGCTTTTTACCGACTTGGAATACCATAATAATGGCCTTGACATGAACTATCCTGATCCTGCTGAGCTGGAAGGAATTTACCTTGGTCGATATAGGATTTCCTTTGATAAAAAAGACAAAGGTGCCTTTAAAACACCAAGTTTAAGGAATATTGCACTGACTGCTCCTTATATGCATGATGGGAGGTTTTCCAGCTTGGAAGAAGTACTGGACCATTATGAGCATGGCATAAAAGTAAATGAAAGTCTTGCTCCTGAGCTGAAGACAGGTATCCGACTGAGTGCTAATGAGAGGGCTGAACTGCTTGCCTTTTTGGAGACCCTAACTGATTACAAATTTATAAATAATAAAGCTTACCAAAAGTAA
- a CDS encoding MbnP family protein, producing MKKLAILILSIIGFTACQNDDKDQIPAETEVNFSFTHLFNGEEIDLENQTYTLPAGESFTPRKFKYYISNITFENSNSGASYKIEDGYFLIDQAGKKEFSVSLPTAEYDQLTFYVGIDKARNLSTDQVGDLDPNNDMVWNWNTGYKFLVLEGEWNYQGSERAGLIVHIGNNNPENEQNFKAISIDLNAKGKSLGNKASINLDLEAELSELFIHPNSIKIHELENTSIMGGDVAIQVANNYQEGLFSLK from the coding sequence ATGAAAAAATTAGCCATACTAATATTGTCCATCATCGGATTTACAGCTTGTCAAAACGATGACAAAGACCAAATTCCAGCTGAAACAGAAGTAAATTTTTCATTTACTCATCTCTTTAATGGGGAGGAGATTGACTTGGAAAATCAAACCTACACGCTTCCAGCCGGAGAAAGCTTTACGCCAAGAAAGTTCAAATACTATATCTCCAATATCACATTTGAAAACAGTAATAGCGGGGCTTCTTATAAAATTGAAGATGGCTATTTCCTGATAGACCAAGCGGGCAAAAAAGAATTCAGTGTAAGCCTCCCCACTGCAGAATATGATCAATTGACTTTCTATGTGGGCATAGACAAAGCCAGGAATCTCTCCACTGATCAAGTAGGTGATTTGGACCCAAACAATGATATGGTCTGGAACTGGAATACAGGCTATAAATTTTTGGTCCTGGAAGGAGAATGGAATTATCAAGGTAGTGAACGCGCAGGCTTGATTGTTCATATTGGTAATAACAACCCAGAAAATGAGCAAAACTTCAAGGCTATCAGCATCGATCTTAATGCCAAAGGAAAAAGCCTGGGCAACAAGGCCAGCATAAACCTGGATTTGGAAGCCGAATTAAGCGAATTGTTTATCCACCCAAATTCCATCAAAATTCATGAACTGGAAAACACCAGCATTATGGGGGGAGATGTGGCCATTCAGGTTGCCAATAACTATCAAGAAGGGCTATTCAGTTTAAAATAA
- a CDS encoding cytochrome-c peroxidase, whose product MQYAILNYLGCLSVCAMSWACSTGEGEKPAPNNLVLTLQHPDYFPNDIPMPADNPLTEKGVELGRMLFYEKQLSADGSISCASCHQQSKAFTDGLQFSKGVNGASGDKNAMSLANLHWTSRFFWDGRAKTLEEQALEPISDIREMNLEIGEAVDRLQADKDYPEQFELAFETDQISPELIGKAIAQFMRTLISGDSKFDQWIKGEIELSSTEQAGMELFFTHPDPSLQIRGGNCGDCHLGFLTSGDRNGLLGFHNNGLDNDDNLNQGLASVTGKNSDRGKFKAPTLRNIALTAPYMHDGRFETLEEVLDHYNEHIQINSNLDILILEASNEPIKPREDIKLHLSPSEKEAIIAFLHTLTDEKFITNPKFSDPFK is encoded by the coding sequence ATGCAATACGCTATCCTTAACTACCTGGGATGCTTGTCTGTGTGTGCAATGTCATGGGCATGTAGTACTGGTGAAGGGGAAAAGCCTGCACCAAACAACCTTGTCCTGACCTTACAGCACCCAGATTACTTCCCTAATGATATCCCTATGCCTGCTGACAATCCTTTGACCGAAAAGGGTGTTGAGTTGGGAAGAATGCTCTTTTATGAAAAACAGCTGTCCGCAGATGGTTCTATATCCTGCGCCTCATGCCATCAGCAGTCCAAAGCCTTTACCGATGGCTTGCAGTTTAGCAAAGGGGTCAATGGAGCCTCCGGAGATAAAAACGCCATGTCACTGGCCAACCTCCACTGGACCTCTCGCTTCTTTTGGGATGGCAGGGCCAAGACGCTAGAAGAACAAGCCTTGGAACCCATCTCAGACATTCGTGAAATGAACTTGGAAATTGGTGAAGCCGTCGATAGGCTTCAGGCTGACAAAGACTATCCAGAGCAGTTTGAGCTGGCCTTTGAAACTGATCAAATCAGTCCTGAATTAATCGGTAAAGCGATCGCTCAATTTATGAGAACACTAATTTCAGGCGATTCCAAATTTGATCAGTGGATCAAAGGAGAAATAGAACTTAGTTCCACAGAACAAGCGGGAATGGAACTCTTCTTTACCCATCCTGATCCTTCCCTTCAGATTAGGGGAGGTAACTGTGGCGACTGTCATCTGGGATTCCTGACCTCTGGTGATCGAAATGGCCTACTTGGCTTCCATAATAATGGACTGGACAATGATGATAATCTGAATCAAGGCTTAGCATCAGTCACCGGTAAAAACAGTGATCGGGGAAAGTTCAAAGCCCCTACCCTAAGGAATATAGCCCTAACCGCTCCTTATATGCACGATGGGCGCTTTGAAACATTGGAAGAGGTGCTGGACCATTATAATGAACATATCCAGATAAACAGCAACTTGGATATCCTTATCCTTGAGGCCAGCAATGAACCAATAAAGCCTAGAGAAGATATAAAGCTCCATCTTTCTCCCAGTGAAAAAGAGGCCATCATTGCCTTTTTGCATACCCTTACAGACGAAAAATTTATTACCAACCCGAAATTTTCGGACCCATTTAAATAA
- the hemN gene encoding oxygen-independent coproporphyrinogen III oxidase, producing MNDSNNLLRKYNIAVPRYTSYPTVPLWENNIDELQWKKTVQKAFQDFGKDEGISLYIHLPYCESLCTYCGCNKRITKNHDIEAPYIRAIMQEWDEYLKILPNKPKLAGIHLGGGTPTFFSPKHLYEMLNYIIQSSDLMPDADMSFEGHPNNTSFEHLASLKLLGFNRVSYGIQDFDEKVQKTIHRIQPFEKVKNAVENARLVGFEAINFDLIYGLPHQSKKTIKDTFEQVARLKPDRIAFYSYAHVPSVFPAQKSFEEYLPMYEEKRELYETGHQLLLDMGYYEVGMDHFALKNDPLFLAKNEGILHRNFMGYTTEPSRMLLGLGNSAISDVHYAYAQNTKDIELYKEQVGLAHFPLTKGHLMTKEDIQTRHTIMNLICQGKTKMTDTYWDMDTINELMEFQKDELVEVRKGSVSVLEKGIPFIRNICAAFDHRMKSQKSKKFVFSKAI from the coding sequence ATGAATGATTCCAATAATCTTCTCCGCAAGTACAATATAGCCGTACCAAGATACACCAGTTACCCCACTGTTCCGCTTTGGGAAAACAATATCGATGAACTACAATGGAAAAAAACTGTACAAAAAGCATTTCAAGATTTTGGAAAAGATGAAGGGATCAGCCTATACATCCATCTTCCATACTGTGAAAGCCTCTGTACCTACTGTGGCTGCAACAAAAGGATCACCAAAAACCACGATATTGAAGCACCTTATATCAGGGCGATCATGCAGGAATGGGACGAATACTTGAAGATCTTGCCCAATAAACCCAAACTGGCAGGAATACATCTTGGAGGTGGCACTCCTACCTTCTTTTCTCCTAAGCATTTATATGAGATGCTTAACTATATCATACAAAGTTCGGACCTTATGCCGGATGCTGATATGAGTTTTGAAGGGCACCCCAATAACACTAGCTTTGAACATTTGGCCAGCCTTAAGCTGCTCGGCTTTAACCGCGTCAGCTATGGCATACAGGATTTTGATGAAAAAGTGCAAAAAACCATTCATAGAATCCAGCCATTTGAAAAAGTAAAAAATGCAGTAGAAAATGCAAGATTGGTAGGCTTTGAAGCCATCAACTTTGATCTGATCTATGGCCTGCCTCATCAATCCAAAAAAACCATCAAAGATACCTTTGAACAAGTGGCAAGGCTTAAACCTGATAGAATAGCTTTTTATAGTTATGCCCATGTACCATCAGTATTCCCTGCCCAAAAGAGTTTTGAGGAATACCTCCCCATGTATGAGGAGAAAAGAGAATTATATGAAACAGGTCACCAGCTTTTACTTGATATGGGTTATTATGAAGTAGGCATGGACCATTTTGCCCTAAAGAATGATCCGCTCTTCTTGGCCAAAAACGAGGGAATCCTTCATCGAAACTTCATGGGCTACACCACTGAACCCTCAAGGATGCTTCTAGGATTAGGGAATAGTGCGATCAGTGATGTCCACTATGCCTATGCCCAAAACACCAAGGACATTGAGCTGTACAAAGAGCAAGTAGGGCTCGCACATTTCCCTTTGACCAAAGGCCACCTGATGACCAAGGAGGACATACAAACAAGACATACCATTATGAACTTGATCTGCCAGGGAAAAACAAAAATGACCGATACCTATTGGGACATGGACACCATCAATGAATTAATGGAATTCCAGAAAGATGAATTAGTGGAAGTTCGAAAAGGATCTGTATCTGTACTGGAAAAAGGCATCCCCTTTATCAGGAATATCTGTGCAGCCTTTGACCACAGAATGAAAAGCCAAAAATCTAAAAAGTTTGTTTTCAGCAAAGCCATTTAA
- a CDS encoding alpha/beta hydrolase, translating to MIFLLWNTTANAQEAWKTLDVPLVYGAPEMGWGKINYRFQQPYDPDKPILMIVEDALTQFLDDQGLAGEAIEQFNVLLIKGRYAQPNFGARFWLEDEEVDWEMAYKIFNSRQQIQDLEAVRKLVLNNRSISLLGESSGAALAQHYVSRYPEKVKKILLIDPMLLDLQQAMGLMIYNILPNGSKSFEDVFWECYQKGKPFSNEDAINEESNDIALQVRIFEHLYSFLDTEAKLPSPLIWLGEKGASLVKFYQEAPFSVEGIHYDHLGDFKGKALVLSGEKDKLVDHRVDQVLISYYGDGSFFLINDGHRLPAFQNSKHYHDLLVGLLGEDIKKKQIIYKKLWDEGWIYPIGNRREF from the coding sequence ATGATTTTTTTGCTTTGGAACACTACTGCCAACGCTCAGGAAGCTTGGAAGACATTGGACGTTCCTTTGGTTTACGGAGCCCCCGAGATGGGGTGGGGAAAAATAAATTATCGATTTCAACAACCCTATGATCCTGATAAGCCTATCTTGATGATCGTCGAAGATGCGTTGACGCAGTTTTTGGATGATCAAGGCCTTGCGGGGGAGGCTATAGAACAGTTTAATGTATTGCTCATTAAAGGAAGATATGCCCAGCCTAATTTTGGAGCTCGTTTTTGGCTGGAAGATGAAGAGGTTGACTGGGAAATGGCTTATAAGATATTTAATAGTAGGCAGCAAATACAGGACTTGGAAGCAGTCAGGAAATTGGTTTTAAATAACCGATCCATAAGCTTATTGGGAGAATCCTCTGGAGCTGCCCTAGCCCAGCATTATGTTTCTAGATATCCAGAAAAGGTGAAGAAAATCTTATTGATTGATCCTATGTTATTGGACCTTCAGCAGGCGATGGGACTTATGATTTATAATATTTTGCCCAATGGTTCAAAAAGTTTCGAAGATGTTTTTTGGGAGTGCTATCAAAAGGGGAAGCCTTTCTCAAATGAAGATGCAATAAATGAGGAATCAAATGATATTGCTTTACAGGTTAGGATTTTTGAGCATCTTTATTCCTTTTTGGATACTGAGGCTAAACTGCCTTCGCCCCTAATTTGGTTGGGTGAAAAAGGAGCCTCATTGGTGAAATTCTATCAGGAAGCCCCCTTTTCAGTGGAGGGTATTCACTATGATCATTTAGGAGATTTTAAAGGTAAGGCGCTGGTATTATCTGGCGAGAAGGATAAACTGGTAGATCATCGTGTGGATCAAGTTTTAATATCCTATTATGGAGATGGCTCATTCTTTCTGATTAATGATGGACACCGACTTCCAGCTTTTCAAAACAGCAAGCATTATCATGATTTGTTGGTAGGATTGTTGGGAGAGGATATAAAGAAGAAGCAAATTATTTATAAAAAGCTATGGGATGAGGGCTGGATTTATCCAATTGGAAATAGACGAGAGTTTTAG
- a CDS encoding Gfo/Idh/MocA family oxidoreductase, giving the protein MPLENLNRRHFIKGSTAALALTSLGVMGMSIPNIRKNYRVGLIGCGWYGTSDLFKLIQVTPLEVIALCDVDDKHLENAQKLVSERQNSGKIPKAYQDYRKMLKENQLDIVLIGSPDHWHALQAIEAIKSGANVYLQKPISVDVLEGEAILATARKHHKVVQVGTQRKSTPHLIEAKKQIVDKGLLGKISHVEMCCYYHMRANGNPEVKPVPEFLDYDSWTGPAPFRPYDDIPHRRWWRTFMEYGNGIMGDMCVHMLDTVRWMLDLGWPSKISSTGGIYVQKDGKSNIADTQSAVFEYDDLNCVWQHRSWGTPADPDYPWSFKLYGEKGTLSASVTRYDFVPQGKGEAIHGDVVYEKEKYPEDLKEKDIELHAAPATRNHMRDFLSAIENNHLPIADIEQGHISSASCILANLSMELGRPLSYDPVKKMIPNDPEASKLLKRAYREGYQHPYS; this is encoded by the coding sequence ATGCCCCTAGAAAACCTTAACCGCCGTCACTTTATTAAAGGAAGTACCGCAGCATTAGCCCTCACCTCACTTGGCGTCATGGGAATGAGCATTCCCAATATCCGTAAAAACTACCGGGTTGGACTCATTGGATGTGGTTGGTACGGCACTAGTGACCTTTTTAAATTGATACAAGTCACCCCACTGGAAGTAATAGCACTCTGTGATGTAGACGACAAGCATTTGGAAAATGCCCAAAAGTTGGTCAGTGAAAGACAAAATTCTGGCAAAATCCCAAAAGCATATCAAGATTACCGAAAAATGCTTAAAGAAAACCAATTGGACATTGTTCTCATTGGCTCCCCGGATCACTGGCATGCCCTTCAGGCCATAGAAGCTATCAAATCAGGCGCCAATGTTTACCTACAAAAACCCATCAGCGTAGATGTACTGGAGGGAGAAGCCATATTAGCAACTGCAAGAAAACACCATAAAGTAGTACAAGTGGGTACTCAAAGGAAAAGTACTCCGCACCTCATTGAGGCTAAAAAACAAATAGTAGACAAAGGCCTTCTGGGGAAAATCTCCCATGTAGAAATGTGCTGTTATTACCATATGAGGGCAAATGGCAACCCTGAGGTGAAACCTGTACCTGAATTTTTGGACTATGATAGCTGGACAGGCCCTGCCCCGTTTAGACCTTATGATGATATCCCACACAGAAGATGGTGGCGCACCTTCATGGAATATGGCAATGGCATTATGGGTGATATGTGCGTGCATATGTTAGACACGGTTCGCTGGATGCTGGACTTGGGATGGCCTAGCAAAATCAGCTCTACAGGAGGAATCTATGTCCAGAAAGATGGAAAATCAAATATTGCAGATACACAATCAGCGGTCTTTGAGTACGATGATTTAAACTGTGTATGGCAGCATCGTTCTTGGGGAACCCCTGCTGACCCTGACTACCCTTGGTCTTTCAAGCTTTATGGGGAAAAAGGCACCCTTTCCGCCAGTGTTACCAGGTATGATTTTGTACCCCAAGGAAAAGGAGAAGCCATTCATGGAGATGTGGTCTATGAAAAAGAAAAATATCCTGAAGACCTGAAGGAAAAAGACATTGAGCTACATGCTGCACCTGCCACCCGTAATCATATGAGGGACTTCCTAAGTGCCATAGAAAACAATCATCTTCCCATAGCGGATATTGAGCAGGGACATATATCTTCTGCCTCCTGTATTCTTGCCAATCTATCCATGGAACTGGGCAGACCTCTGAGCTATGACCCCGTCAAAAAAATGATCCCCAATGACCCCGAAGCAAGTAAACTATTGAAAAGAGCCTATAGAGAAGGATATCAGCACCCATATTCTTAA
- a CDS encoding DUF4861 domain-containing protein, with the protein MIDNISLPFLSKTSKSKKGWMVFSGVVSLLCLSSCNSGSGDFPKIEVSNPSDLARKSATIELEAGQFEALIKQYGTDQLVVEDLETGSSLVSQWIDLDGDKKMDQYLFQTDLEAAETKSFMLRPLAEGEQQPETEIKTFSRFVPERTDDYTWENDKVAFRTYGPDAQRRIEQKLPDGTLSSGIDAWLKRVNYPIIDKWYKENDEKKGAYHQDTGEGYDPYHVGSSRGIGGVGIWAEDSLYTSRNFISYKRIAVGPIRTMFELKYAPWEANGQMVSETKRVSLDLGSNLCRFESSFISEGELENITVGITLHDKKGEVLIMEEDGIMRYYEPIDGSMLGLGVIMDPKNVNEILDHRVEYKDGSQLLMVAKPKDQSVSYFAGFGWDKSGQFDNSADWDHYLQQFAKALKSPLKVMVQ; encoded by the coding sequence ATGATTGATAATATCAGTTTACCTTTTTTGTCTAAGACCTCTAAATCCAAAAAAGGATGGATGGTTTTTTCTGGGGTAGTTTCCCTTTTGTGTTTGTCCAGTTGTAATTCTGGTTCGGGTGATTTTCCGAAAATAGAGGTGTCCAATCCAAGTGATTTGGCCAGGAAGTCTGCAACCATTGAACTGGAGGCAGGGCAGTTTGAAGCCTTGATCAAGCAATATGGAACAGACCAATTGGTTGTTGAAGACCTTGAAACGGGCAGCAGTTTGGTCAGCCAATGGATAGATCTCGATGGAGACAAAAAGATGGATCAGTACCTGTTTCAAACAGATTTGGAAGCAGCTGAAACCAAGAGTTTCATGCTTAGGCCTTTAGCAGAAGGTGAGCAGCAGCCAGAAACTGAAATAAAGACATTTTCAAGATTCGTTCCAGAGCGTACTGATGATTATACCTGGGAAAATGATAAGGTGGCTTTTCGAACTTATGGGCCAGATGCTCAGCGAAGAATAGAGCAAAAATTACCTGACGGAACCTTGTCCAGCGGAATAGATGCTTGGTTAAAAAGGGTGAACTATCCGATTATTGATAAGTGGTATAAGGAAAATGATGAAAAAAAAGGCGCCTATCACCAAGATACCGGAGAAGGCTATGATCCCTATCATGTGGGCTCTTCAAGAGGAATTGGTGGAGTAGGTATTTGGGCGGAAGATTCCCTGTACACCTCAAGAAATTTCATTAGTTATAAAAGGATTGCAGTAGGCCCGATCAGGACCATGTTTGAATTGAAATATGCTCCTTGGGAGGCCAACGGACAAATGGTCTCAGAAACTAAGCGGGTTAGCTTGGACCTTGGAAGCAATTTGTGCCGATTTGAGTCATCTTTTATTAGTGAGGGGGAATTGGAAAATATAACTGTTGGGATCACTTTACATGACAAGAAGGGGGAAGTATTGATCATGGAAGAAGATGGGATTATGCGTTATTATGAGCCTATCGATGGGAGTATGCTCGGACTTGGGGTGATCATGGATCCCAAAAATGTGAATGAGATTTTGGACCACAGGGTGGAATATAAGGATGGAAGTCAGTTATTGATGGTGGCTAAACCTAAGGATCAGTCTGTTTCTTATTTTGCTGGTTTTGGATGGGACAAAAGTGGGCAATTTGATAATTCTGCTGATTGGGATCATTATTTACAGCAGTTTGCCAAGGCGTTAAAATCTCCTTTAAAGGTGATGGTGCAATAA
- the kduI gene encoding 5-dehydro-4-deoxy-D-glucuronate isomerase — MHTNIVTRHASHPDDVKGYDTQKLRDHFLLENIFQEDQITGVYTTFDRLIVGGIAPVNKALELETVDQLKAEYFLERRELGIINVGAPTLITVDGTDHKLNTKEALYIGRGVKEVIFNPSAEGKTLLYFNSAPAHKAYPTKKVGLEDAEKVELGSLENSNHRVINKLIVNSVVESCQLQMGMTELKPGSVWNTMPAHTHDRRMEAYFYFDLAEDATVCHYMGQPHETRHIWMTNHQAVISPAWSIHAGSGTSNYTFIWGMAGENLDYGDMDKVAPVDMR, encoded by the coding sequence ATGCATACAAACATCGTAACGAGACATGCTTCGCACCCTGATGATGTCAAAGGGTATGATACCCAGAAGCTAAGAGACCACTTTCTTTTAGAGAATATATTTCAGGAAGATCAGATTACGGGTGTTTACACAACTTTTGATAGACTGATTGTAGGAGGTATCGCTCCAGTTAATAAGGCATTGGAGCTTGAAACCGTTGATCAGTTGAAGGCAGAATACTTTTTGGAAAGAAGGGAATTGGGGATCATTAATGTAGGTGCTCCGACTTTGATTACTGTTGATGGTACAGACCATAAATTGAATACCAAAGAGGCATTGTACATAGGTAGAGGAGTAAAAGAAGTGATATTCAATCCTTCAGCAGAAGGGAAAACCTTGCTTTATTTTAATTCTGCACCAGCACATAAAGCTTATCCAACCAAAAAAGTGGGCTTGGAAGACGCTGAAAAAGTGGAATTGGGTTCATTGGAAAACTCCAATCACCGAGTTATCAATAAATTGATCGTCAATAGTGTGGTAGAATCTTGCCAACTTCAGATGGGAATGACAGAATTGAAACCTGGAAGTGTATGGAATACCATGCCTGCGCATACTCATGACAGAAGGATGGAAGCTTATTTCTATTTTGATTTAGCAGAGGATGCTACTGTATGTCACTATATGGGACAGCCCCATGAAACCAGACATATCTGGATGACCAATCACCAAGCGGTGATTTCCCCAGCTTGGTCTATCCACGCAGGTTCAGGAACTTCTAATTATACCTTTATTTGGGGGATGGCCGGTGAAAACCTGGATTATGGAGATATGGACAAAGTGGCACCTGTAGACATGAGATAA
- a CDS encoding gluconate 5-dehydrogenase: MKELFDLTGKVALVTGATHGLGMAMAKALGKSGATLIVNGHTPAKMEAAIKAYKEDGIEAHGYLFDVTSEEEVDKNITDIEAKFGTVDILVNNAGMIQRTPAMEMEVADFAKVVNMDLVSPFIMAKRVSKGMKEKGGGKIINICSMMSELGRNTVSAYAAAKGGLKMLTRNLATEWAKYNIQVNGIGPGYFATEQTAPIRVDGHPFNDFIVNRTPAGRWGDPEDLQGTTIFLASKASNFVNGQIVYVDGGILATIGKPSNED; encoded by the coding sequence ATGAAAGAATTATTTGACCTGACAGGGAAAGTAGCCTTAGTAACCGGTGCTACGCATGGTCTTGGTATGGCGATGGCCAAGGCATTGGGTAAAAGTGGCGCTACCCTGATCGTGAATGGACATACACCAGCCAAAATGGAGGCGGCTATCAAGGCATATAAGGAGGATGGGATAGAAGCTCATGGTTATCTCTTTGATGTAACCAGTGAGGAAGAAGTAGATAAAAACATTACTGATATAGAAGCTAAATTCGGGACAGTCGATATTTTAGTGAATAATGCAGGGATGATCCAAAGGACGCCAGCCATGGAAATGGAAGTGGCTGATTTTGCCAAGGTGGTGAATATGGACCTGGTTTCTCCTTTTATCATGGCCAAAAGGGTATCTAAAGGCATGAAGGAAAAAGGAGGCGGCAAAATCATCAATATTTGCTCCATGATGAGTGAATTGGGGAGAAATACTGTTTCTGCCTATGCTGCTGCTAAAGGAGGCTTGAAGATGTTGACCAGAAACCTGGCCACGGAATGGGCCAAGTATAATATTCAGGTAAATGGGATTGGTCCAGGCTATTTTGCTACTGAGCAAACTGCACCAATCCGTGTGGATGGCCATCCTTTTAATGATTTTATTGTGAATAGAACGCCTGCAGGCAGATGGGGAGATCCTGAGGATTTGCAGGGAACTACCATCTTTTTGGCCAGTAAAGCCAGTAACTTTGTCAATGGACAGATTGTTTATGTAGATGGAGGAATTTTGGCTACTATTGGCAAGCCTTCTAATGAAGATTAA